One Brassica napus cultivar Da-Ae chromosome A5, Da-Ae, whole genome shotgun sequence DNA window includes the following coding sequences:
- the LOC106454349 gene encoding keratin, type II cytoskeletal 1-like, translated as MGCRKAFLLLYFLFLVHIHHNHSFNAISAAPNHESKPDGEAFVGKTAELSIVVKKGGGGGRGGGGGGGRSFGGGGRSFGGGGGGGRKGGRGVAPLVGGGAAASHHRGNHSSGGRESASVWFGLLTLLGFVLGF; from the coding sequence ATGGGTTGTCGGAAAGCATTTTTGCTTCTATACTTTCTATTTTTAGTCCATATCCACCACAACCACTCTTTTAACGCGATCTCCGCTGCTCCAAATCATGAATCGAAGCCGGACGGTGAAGCTTTCGTTGGCAAAACCGCGGAATTATCTATCGTTGTTAAAAAGGGTGGTGGAGGCGGCAGAGGCGGCGGAGGTGGTGGTGGACGTAGTTTTGGTGGAGGCGGACGCAGTTTCggtggaggtggaggtggaggCCGCAAAGGTGGAAGAGGAGTGGCTCCGTTAGTTGGAGGTGGTGCTGCTGCTTCCCACCACCGTGGCAACCATTCAAGCGGTGGTCGGGAAAGTGCTAgcgtttggtttggtttattgACTTTACTCggttttgttttgggtttttag
- the LOC106345657 gene encoding uncharacterized protein At2g34160: MAMEVATPAPAPINAPERNIILAPATVETHKKNRIQVSNTKKPLFFYVNLAKRYMQQHNEVELSALGMAITTVVTISEILKNNGLATEKKVLTSTVGMKDETKGRMVQKAKIEIVLGKSDKFDSLVPPVTNGKTPEEVAKAETEAAVEVQEAAATEA, from the exons ATGGCGATGGAAGTAGCGACACCGGCTCCGGCACCGATCAACGCACCGGAGAGAAACATCATCCTCGCGCCGGCGACTGTTGAGACTCACAAGAAGAACAGGATCCAAGTCTCCAACACGAAGAAACCTTTGTTCTTCTACGTTAATCTCGCCAAG AGGTACATGCAGCAACACAATGAGGTCGAACTCTCTGCGCTTGGAATGG CAATCACAACTGTGGTGACAATCTCTGAGATCTTGAAGAACAATGGATTGGCTACAGAGAAGA AAGTGTTGACATCTACCGTGGGAATGAAGGACGAGACTAAAGGAAGGATGGTTCAGAAGGCAAAG ATTGAGATTGTGTTGGGCAAATCAGACAAGTTTGACTCTTTGGTACCACCTGTGACCAACGGCAAAACGCCGGAGGAGGTAGCTAAAGCAGAGACGGAGGCTGCTGTTGAAGTACAAGAAGCTGCAGCCACCGAGGCCTAG
- the LOC106453091 gene encoding protein WVD2-like 1, whose protein sequence is MGREVVEVLMDRNAGVSSGRVHVAPKIAAAAESETEEEIEVKECTEENKPKVETAERTGAQSSPKTPKVSKRDAPLLPARKPLQPENKKHVDEDDNVSIASSVATSLRRAKSGVTHGSAPTFRSAQRAEQRKEYYQKLEEKNQALEAERNELEQRQKEEQEAALKKLRKNLKFKAKPVPNFYYEAPPAKPELKKVPLTRPKSPKLILSRRKSCSDAVSSSSSREEVPKTASNRNRHSTGTVQNKNTNDVHDSPRSRSGKGKSGLKPVNESVEEACEA, encoded by the exons ATGGGAAGAGAGGTTGTTGAGGTGCTTATGGACCGAAACGCCGGCGTTTCAAGCGGTAGGGTTCACGTTGCTCCTAAGATAGCTGCAGCTGCGGAGTCTGAGACTGAGGAAGAGATCGAAGTCAAGGAATGCACCGAAGAGAATAAACCAAAAGTGGAAACTGCCGAGAGAACTGGAGCTCAAAGCTCGCCTAAAACTCCTAAAGTTTCAAAG CGTGATGCTCCTCTTCTCCCGGCGAGGAAGCCCTTGCAACCAGAGAACAAGAAGCATGTAGATGAAGATGATAATGTCTCCATTGCTTCTTC CGTGGCAACTTCCTTGAGGAGGGCCAAGTCCGGAGTGACTCATGGAAGCGCTCCAACGTTTAGGAGTGCTCAGCGTGCTGAGCAGCGCAAAGAG TATTACCAAAAGCTTGAGGAGAAAAACCAAGCGCTTGAAGCCGAAAGGAACGAGCTTGAACAAAGGCAAAAG GAAGAACAAGAAGCAGCCTtgaaaaaacttagaaaaaatCTCAAGTTCAAGGCTAAACCAGTCCCCAACTTCTACTACGAGGCGCCTCCTGCCAAACCTGAACTCAAGAAG GTGCCTTTGACTCGTCCCAAGTCGCCAAAACTCATCCTTTCTCGGAGAAAAAGCTGCAGCGACGCAGTCAGCTCGTCGTCATCCCGTGAAGAGGTTCCGAAGACAGCATCTAACCGGAACCGACACAGCACGGGAACAGTTCAGAACAAGAACACCAATGATGTGCACGACAGCCCTCGTTCCAGATCAGGCAAGGGTAAAAGTGGGCTTAAACCAGTCAACGAGTCCGTGGAAGAAGCTTGTGAGGCTTGA